The DNA sequence GAGGTCGAGGGCCTCGCGGAGCCGGGCCGCGGCCTCGGAGAGGTTGCCCTGGTGGTGCAGGGTGATGCCGAGGGAGCCGAGGGCGCGGGCGGCCCCCGCATCCTGGTGGGCCTCGAAGTAGAGGTCCACGACCGAGGCGAGGGTGGACCGGGCCTGGTCGAGCTCGCCCAGGTGGCGGGCCGCGATGCCGGTGCGCCACTTCACGTTCCGGCCGAGCAGGCCCTGGTCGACCGCCTGCGCGAGCTCGCTGATCTCGCCCAGGCGGTAGAGGTCGCCGCGGAGCAGGCAGTAGTCGCACAGCGCGCCGAGCAGGCCGAGCACGGCCCGGGGTTCGACGCCCTCGGCGTGCCGCAGGGCCGCCGTGATGAAGCTCGACTCGTCGTCGAGCCAGCGGAGCGCCGCGTCCAGGGAGGTGAAGCCGTGCTGTCCGAACTGGTCGGCGCGCGTGGAGGTCTTGCCGTCGACAAGGCGGATCACGGAGTCGGCCAGCTCGCCGTAGCTGGCGATGAGACGTTCCTGCGCGGCGCTGCGCTCGGTCGGCTCCTCCTCGTCGGCGAGCCGGGCCTGGGCGAAGGAGCGGACGACGTCGTGCAGCCGGTAGCGGCTGGCGCGCACCTGGTCGATGAGGCCCGCGCGGGACAGCGCGGTGAGCTGCCGGGCCGCCTCCTGCTCGTCGGCGCCGAGCAGCGCGGCCGCCGCGGCGGTGCCGAGCGAGGCCCGCCCGGCGAGGGCGAGGCGCCGCAGCAGACGGCGCGCGGCCTCGGGCTGGTCGCTGTAGCGCAGCCACAGGGTGCGCTCGACCGGCTCCACGGGTCCGTACGCGGCGAGGTCGGCGACGAGCGCCTCGGGGGTGCGGGGGCCGAGCGCGGAACCCGCGACGCGCAGCGCCAGCGGAAGCCCGGCGCACAGCTCCCGCAGCCGGTCGAGGGACTGGGCGTCGTACGGCTCCGGCAGGTCCTGCGCCACCTGCCGGATGAGCTGCTCGGCCCCGGCGTCGTCCAGCGCCTCCACCGCGATCTCGTGCACCCACGCGGGCAGGTCCGCGGGCAGGTCGAGGGGGCCCCGGGCGGTGACGAGGACGAGGCTGTCGGAGCGCTCGGGCACCAGCGTGCGCACCTGCTCGGGGTCGCTCGCGTCGTCCAGGACGACGACGACCTCAAGGCCGGTGAGGTGCTGGTGATACAGCTCGCTGAGCCGCTTGACCTGCTGCTCCTGCGTCGAGCGCTCACGGAAGAGGAGCTGTTCGCGCGGGGCGCCCAGGCGGTTCAGGAGGTGGAGGAGCGCGTCGCGCGTGGACAGCGGCGGCGTGTCCGGGCTCTCGCCGCGCAGGTCCACCACGCAGGCCCCGCGGAACTGGTCCTTGAGGTCGTGCGCGGCCCGCACCGCGAGCGAGGACCGGCCCGCCCCGGGCGCGCCGTGCAGGACCACCACGGTCGACTTGGTCTGGGTGCTGGCCCGGGCCGCGTGCACCCACTGCGCGATCCGTCCGAGCTCGGCCCGTCTGCCCGCGAACTCGCCGTCCGGCTGCGGGAGCTGCGCGAAGGACTGCTCCAGGACGGTGCGCCGCCGGGCGGCCGCGCTCTTGTCGGCGCCGCGCAGCTGGGGCGCCCGCTTCTGCTGTCCGGAGCGCGCGCCGCCGACGCCGCCCGCCGTGGCCGCCGTGAGGACCCGCTGCTGGTCGAGGAACGGCCTGATGCCCCGCACCTCCAGGGCCGTCAGCCACTGGAGCCGGAGCTGCTCGGGCCCGCCGGGCTGGTGGACCGTGCCCGCGTGCCGCTGCGCCGCCGGGACGTGGGCCGCCGTCACCTTCACCACGGTCGCGGCGAACCCGGCGACCGCGACGGCCCCGCCCGCGCCGAGCGCGGTGCCGCCGCCCGTGCCGAGCACGAGGTCGGCCACGCACGCGGCGACGGCGGCGACCGCCACGACGAGCAAGGGCGTCCCGGCCGCCTCCTTCGCGTACCGCTGACCGAACGTCAGCTGCCCCGCGGCAGACTCGTCCAGGGCCCGCGTGTACGCCTCGTACTCCTCGGCCGCCGTCTGCTCCATGGCGTCCAGGGAGGCCCGCGCCCGGGAGAGCAGCACGTTCCCGTCGGTGCGGCCGCCGGTGCGCCGGACCTCTTCCTCGACCGCCCGTGCCAACAGGCGCTCGGCTTCGGCCCGGTGGCTGTCCCGCATCTGGTCCCCCTCACAGAGGAGCACGTGACAACGCCGTCGCGCGTGCCCGTACCCGCCTACCTTCGCGCGGCACGTGTCCACGCACCCCGCCCTGCACGGGTGCACGTACCCCGTCACCTCTACATGTACGTGTCAGTGTGCTGCGAACCCCCGACGGACGCGAGGGAGCGCTCCGAAGGGGGGCGGCGCGCCGAGGCAACCCCGCCGTCAGGCGCCGCGTGCGCGAGGATGGTCCCCATGCCGAACCGACTGGCCCACGAGACCTCCCCCTACCTCCTCCAGCACGCTGACAACCCGGTCGACTGGTGGCCCTGGGCGCCCGAGGCCTTCGAGGAAGCGCGGCGGCGCGGCGTCCCCGTCCTGCTGTCCGTCGGGTACGCGAGCTGCCACTGGTGTCACGTCATGGCGCACGAGTCCTTCGAGGACGGCGCGACGGCCGCGCTGATGAACGAGAACTTCGTGAACGTCAAGGTGGACCGCGAGGAGCGCCCCGACGTCGACGCCGTCTACATGGAGGCCGTGCAGGCCGCCACCGGGCAGGGCGGCTGGCCCATGACCGTCTTCCTCACCCCCGACGCCGAGCCCTTCTACTTCGGCACGTACTTCCCGCCCGGGCCGCGCCACGGCATGCCGTCCTTCCCGCAGGTCCTGGACGGCGTACGGCGGGCGTGGCAGGACCGGCGCGAGGAGGTCACCGAGGTCGCCTCGAAGATCGTCAAGGATCTGGCGGAGCGTCAACTGGCCCTCGGTGACGACCGGCGGCCCGATGAGGAGGACCTCGCCAAGGCGCTGCTCGGCCTGACCCGCGACTACGACGAGCGCTGCGGCGGCTTCGGCGGCGCGCCCAAGTTCCCGCCGTCCATGGTCATCGAGTTCCTGCTGCGCCACTACGCCCGCACCGGCGCGGAAGGCGCCCTCCAGATGGCCGCCGACACCTGCGAGCGGATGGCGCGCGGCGGCATCTACGACCAGCTCGGCGGCGGCTTCGCCCGCTACTCGGTGGACCGCGAGTGGGTCGTGCCGCACTTCGAGAAGATGCTGTACGACAACGCCCTGCTGTGCCGCGCCTACGCCCACCTGTGGCGCGCCACCGGCTCCGAACTGGCCCGCAGGGTCGCCCTGGAGACGGCCGACTTCATGGTCCGCGAGCTGCGCACGAACGAGGGCGGCTTCGCCTCCGCGCTCGACGCCGACAGCGCCGACGCCACCGGCCGTCACGTGGAGGGCGCGTACTACGTCTGGACCCCCGAGCAGCTGCGCGAGGTCCTCGGCGACGCGGACGCCGAGCTGGCGGCCGCGTACTTCGGCGTCACCGACGAGGGCACCTTCGAGGAGGGAGCCTCCGTCCTCCAACTGCCGCAGCGCGACGGCGCGGTCGCCGACGCCGACCGGGTGGCCTCCGTGCGCGAGCGCCTCCTCGCGGCCCGCGCCCTGCGCCCCGCCCCCGGCAGGGACGACAAGGTCGTCGCCGCCTGGAACGGCCTGGCCGTCGCCGCGCTCGCCGAGACCGGCGCCTACTTCGACCGGCCCGACCTGGTGGCGGCCGCCGTCGGCGCGGGCGATCTGCTCGTCCGCCTCCACATGGACGACCGGGCCCGGCTCGCCCGCACTTCCAAGGACGGCCGTGCCGGCGCCAACGCCGGTGTCCTGGAGGACTACGCCGATGTCGCCGAGGGCTTCCTCGCGCTCGCGGCGGTGACCGGCGAAGGGGTGTGGCTCGACTTCGCGGGCCTGCTCCTCGACCACGTCCTGGTGCAGTTCACCGACGAGGAGACGGGCGCCCTGTACGACACGGCGGCCGACGCCGAGCCGCTCATCCGGCGGCCGCAGGACCCCACCGACAACGCGGCGCCCTCCGGCTGGACCGCCGCCGCCGGGGCGCTGCTCACCTACGCCGCGCACACCGGGGCCGCGCCCCACCGGCGCGCCGCCGAACGGGCCCTGGGCGTGGTCAAGGCGCTCGCGCCGCGCGTGCCGCGCTTCATCGGGCACGGGCTCGCCGTCGCGGAGGCCGCGCTCGACGGTCCGCGCGAGGTCGCCGTGGTGGGGGCGGTGGACGGCCCGATGCACCGGGTCGCGCTGCTCGGCACGGCGCCCGGCGCCGCGGTGGCCGTCGGCCCCGCGGACGGGGAGCTGCCGCTGCTCGGTGACCGGTCCCCGCTGACGGACCGGGAGACGGCGTACGTGTGCCGGGACTTCGTGTGCGACCGGCCGACGACGGATCCGGCCGAGCTGGCGGCGGCCCTCGGCGCGCTGCGCTGAGCGGCCGGGCGACCCCGGACGGTGAATCGCCGCCCGGGGATGCCCGCCGATTGTCCTGCTTCTGTCACGGCAGAGGCAGGGCGTCCACCTTGTGCTCCTTGTGTGACCATCGGCGTGATACCAATACGGGCGTCGCAGTGGCGTAAGGAGCCGCTGTGAATGTTCGCCATCGTTCTGTCAGTTGGCCCCAGCACATGGGGCACCGGGGGAGAGGTACTCACCGCAGTGAACCGCATGACGCGTACGACCGCCGCAGCCCTGGGCACGGCCGGGCTCATCACCGCCGCCCAGCTCGGCCTCGCCGGCACCGCCTCCGCGGCGGGTGACGCCACCCAGCGCTCCGCGTCCGCAGACAAGCCGAGCAGCTCCGCGCCGTTCGCCAAGGCGACCAGCTCCGGCTGCCCGATCGACATCGTCTACACGTCGCGCTTCTACATCGGCCAGGGCGGCTGGGTGACGGGCAACGGCCTGTACTTCGGCATCAAGAACAAGAGCAACAAGAAGTTCTCGAAGGTGAAGTTCACCGTCACCAACGTGAAGAACATCCG is a window from the Streptomyces spectabilis genome containing:
- a CDS encoding tetratricopeptide repeat protein, with amino-acid sequence MRDSHRAEAERLLARAVEEEVRRTGGRTDGNVLLSRARASLDAMEQTAAEEYEAYTRALDESAAGQLTFGQRYAKEAAGTPLLVVAVAAVAACVADLVLGTGGGTALGAGGAVAVAGFAATVVKVTAAHVPAAQRHAGTVHQPGGPEQLRLQWLTALEVRGIRPFLDQQRVLTAATAGGVGGARSGQQKRAPQLRGADKSAAARRRTVLEQSFAQLPQPDGEFAGRRAELGRIAQWVHAARASTQTKSTVVVLHGAPGAGRSSLAVRAAHDLKDQFRGACVVDLRGESPDTPPLSTRDALLHLLNRLGAPREQLLFRERSTQEQQVKRLSELYHQHLTGLEVVVVLDDASDPEQVRTLVPERSDSLVLVTARGPLDLPADLPAWVHEIAVEALDDAGAEQLIRQVAQDLPEPYDAQSLDRLRELCAGLPLALRVAGSALGPRTPEALVADLAAYGPVEPVERTLWLRYSDQPEAARRLLRRLALAGRASLGTAAAAALLGADEQEAARQLTALSRAGLIDQVRASRYRLHDVVRSFAQARLADEEEPTERSAAQERLIASYGELADSVIRLVDGKTSTRADQFGQHGFTSLDAALRWLDDESSFITAALRHAEGVEPRAVLGLLGALCDYCLLRGDLYRLGEISELAQAVDQGLLGRNVKWRTGIAARHLGELDQARSTLASVVDLYFEAHQDAGAARALGSLGITLHHQGNLSEAAARLREALDLQVAEELAGDRGWTLHALAAVERDRSRLSEAQEMLLTALELHRDSGSVHGEAWAHFQLGQVCLRMGDVPRAETELRRALDLYRRTRDARGEAWALTQLARARLVAGDPSPAVDDLRQAVSRHRDNEDARGEAWTLYYLGQALEETGVLDQAVRDLERARTMFSRMRDVYGLACARHHSARVTRDQRAAQTGSLRNSGFARQLLVDARADFQRIGVAHGEAWTCLELAVIDAGNARTQAALALCDDAISLFASYGDRRGEDWAHFLRATLLPYASPGGWDIGVAVAQEELAQLARTGHPLRDAKLDGYTEAYELFLERKAELETGWQGWRLGMTPDRHAREIMGVSVTSRH
- a CDS encoding thioredoxin domain-containing protein: MPNRLAHETSPYLLQHADNPVDWWPWAPEAFEEARRRGVPVLLSVGYASCHWCHVMAHESFEDGATAALMNENFVNVKVDREERPDVDAVYMEAVQAATGQGGWPMTVFLTPDAEPFYFGTYFPPGPRHGMPSFPQVLDGVRRAWQDRREEVTEVASKIVKDLAERQLALGDDRRPDEEDLAKALLGLTRDYDERCGGFGGAPKFPPSMVIEFLLRHYARTGAEGALQMAADTCERMARGGIYDQLGGGFARYSVDREWVVPHFEKMLYDNALLCRAYAHLWRATGSELARRVALETADFMVRELRTNEGGFASALDADSADATGRHVEGAYYVWTPEQLREVLGDADAELAAAYFGVTDEGTFEEGASVLQLPQRDGAVADADRVASVRERLLAARALRPAPGRDDKVVAAWNGLAVAALAETGAYFDRPDLVAAAVGAGDLLVRLHMDDRARLARTSKDGRAGANAGVLEDYADVAEGFLALAAVTGEGVWLDFAGLLLDHVLVQFTDEETGALYDTAADAEPLIRRPQDPTDNAAPSGWTAAAGALLTYAAHTGAAPHRRAAERALGVVKALAPRVPRFIGHGLAVAEAALDGPREVAVVGAVDGPMHRVALLGTAPGAAVAVGPADGELPLLGDRSPLTDRETAYVCRDFVCDRPTTDPAELAAALGALR